The Pogoniulus pusillus isolate bPogPus1 chromosome 21, bPogPus1.pri, whole genome shotgun sequence genomic interval CACAACAGCTAAGGAGTACTTCTGATGCCACCAAAGGCATTTGCAGTGAGACTTGGCAGTAGAGAAGGCTAGAAAAGACCAAACATGCGAGTCCACTATTTTTCAACAGCAACAAATGACCCTACAAAAACTTTATAGCAGGGTATTTccaaattaaaaacaacaacccatGTACAAGGCAACTGCAATGGTGAAACTGGACTGTAACAGAGAAACCCCTGACAAAAACATATGAGGTGCTGTCACTAAATTATCCAACATAGGTAAGCAAAACAGATTTTACTGGCAGGTCATTGTTGAATTAACCTTTACAGACACCTGTATATAATAGATTTGGTTTGTTTACGCAAATCTTCACATAGGATAGATTAATACATTTTCTGAATTAGAGTTTAAACTATATGACCTGAGACTTTCAAATTACGCTAATTCCTATTAATAGTTTCAGTGACTAAATAAATCACCTCAAAGTCTTACACCTTTTTGCCTATCCCTCAAACAGCACTTACATCTAACGTCCTTCTAAAGCTGAACTGCTTAAGTAATCATTTTAGCAGCAGGTAAACCCTAAAAGTGCAGCAGTGACTTCTAGTGGGAGTGTTAAAACCTTCATCAGAAAATTAAGGTAATTTCCACAATGCAATAAGGCCACAGAACTGTTCACAGTGAAACTGTTTTCAGGGAAGTATAAACCAATCTAAATCTTCTGTGCGTTCATAAAAAAATCTCATTTGgaagctaggaaaaaaaattaggcTTACGTCCCCCTTTATTACTTCTCACCAACATTTCAATTTTCAGATGAATCTTGGACTTTGGGGTGAAACAGTACCATATTAATGACAAGGCAGAGGCATGCAGTATTGGAAACCCCCAAACATACCTGTGTTAGCTGCAAGGCCAACTTAATTTTATATATGCAGGAGTATTTGTGGTCTAAACACAACTACTTCAAGGGGCTTTTAGGGAAAGCTGCCCATGCTGGTGACCACACACCAAATTATCTTTAAAGGCACAGACTTGTACATTATACAGGGAGACCAAGTGCTACAGTACAGTCCTAATAAAGTTTGGAATAAACTATTAGAGAGAAGAGAGCTCTCAGAATTGCATTTCCTTGGTATGGAGAAAGCAGGCTTTGAGCACCAATTCACACAAGGTATCAGTggcagctcctccattgcaatGATCTTAGCTGGATTCAGGTGGTGCTGAAGTTTCTGCTTCTCCTATAATTTCATCAAGCCAGTCTCCTTTCTCGTGCAGAaatctttgaaacagaaactctGTCACTCTCATGAGTGTATCAATGCTGAacaaagaataaagaaaattGCATGCCAGGAACATAAACACACAATGCATCACTTTCTCTCCCAGGCTCTGGTGTATGATTACTCCATTCCAAAATGCCATTGTTACTACTTGTCAAAAAGTACCAAACCCATTTGTTTGTCAAGGTATAGAATAGTTTTAAACTGCCAGATCACTAGTTTGGTTGATTGACTTATGACTACAGCCTGCAATGGCCAGGTCTGCTCCCACAGACAGGCAAGGGATTCTGACACAACTTCTGCAGGAAGCACATGATGGTCAAAGACCTTTATTCAAGGCCAGAAAATGCCTCCTTGCTACACACCTACTAACACCAGAACTTTGCTTTATGGCCAAAAGAAGCTTGAATGTGTAGCAGCACGCACCTCAACCCATTCAAGTGGAGTTATATATTTTTAGTGAATGATCCCCACTGTCTAAAACAACGAGGGAATTGTTTGCCATGTAAGTCAGTCCCACGGGATAAGAAAGCCCATGGCTAATTAGAGGGTTAAAGATGGGAAATTCCTCAGGTTTCCCTAAGCATATTATGGCCTGGCTACAGACATCTGTTACTATAATACGACCCTCTCTGTCAAATGCCACAGCTGTAGCATGTATTTTGGAGGGGAAAACAAGACTCAGACCAAAGTTATCCATTTGGCCAATGAGATCCATCTCTGCACTGAGTATCTTCACTCGGGTACTGTTGTTGTTCAATCCTGAAGCTTTCAGGTGCTCTATTACCACGACAGCACCCGAGGTATGTGAGACTGCAACCCCTCTTGGACTGATCAACTGAGACCGGATCATCTGACACTTCTTTAACTTCCCCTTCTTGAAGTCAGCCGTCAAGCGGTAGAGAGCGCCCGCCTCCGAGTCGGTCAGGATTACTTCACTCTCCGGGGTAGCATCCAAACCCCAAGGCAAAGAGAAACCTTCCCGAACAGCCAAGACCCCCTTTCCTTCAAAATTAAAGGCCTTCACAGAGCGGTCCCCACCATCGGTGACCACCACGTGCCCGTCCGACGTGATCGTCACATCAAGCGGGTACTTGATATCGTTGCCCGCATCCCCCCGCTCCCCAAACCGCTGCAGACAGCATCCGCTCGGGCTAAAGACATGGATCCTCTTCTTGCCGTCGTGTGCCACTGCCAGGCGCCCCGATTTCCGGCAGGCGGCCACCCCCGTGGGGTTGACCAGCgacccccagccccccagaGTCAGCCGCAGCCCGAGGCCCGCGGCAGCCGGCCCGGCCTCCCTGTCAGCGCTCCTCCCCAAGGCCAAGGAAACGCTGCTGCACTCGGGGCCCAGCACCTCCAACAGCTGCAGCAGCGGCAGACAGTCGCTCGTCTCGGCGAAGCCGCAGGCCCGCCGGCAAAAGGGGCACTCCAGCTGCCGGCTCTCGGGGCCTCCCAGAGCCCACACGCAGCCCTGACACAGGACATGCCCGCAGGGCAGGTTCCGCGGCCTCCGCTGCCCGCCAGGGCCATACCGCTCGAAGCACACCCGACACtccagcaggctcagctccgCCTCGTCCTCCGATGCCATGACCGCcgtgcagaggcagctggaaacTGCAGCGAGGCGAGCTGAGGCGCGCAGCGCCCCCTCTGTGGGCTAGATGAGGCACAACGGCACGGCCCCGCCGGCAGCACCGCTCCGCCCCGCGGGCCGCGGCAGTCCGCCTTTCCGAACCGTAGCGGCCCGCCTTTCCGACCCGCGGCAGCCCGCCTTTCCGACCCGTGGCAGCCCGCCTTTCCGACCCGCGTCAGTCCGCCTTCCCGACCCGCGGCAGCCCGCCTTTCCGACCCGCGTCAGTCCGCCTTCCCGAACCGCGGCAGCCCGCCTTTCCGACCCGCGGCAGTCCGCCTTTCCGACCCGCGGCAGCCCGCCTTTCCGACCCGCGGCAGCCCGCCTTTCCGACCCGCGGCAGCCCGCCTTTCCGACCCGCGGCAGCCCGCCTTTCCGACCCGCGGCAGCCCGCCTTCCCGACCCGCGGCAGCCCGCCTTTCCGACCCGCGGCAGCCCGCCTTTCCGACCCGTGGCAGTCCGCCTTTCCGAACCGCGGCAGTCCGCCTTTCCGAACCGTAGCAGCCCGCCTTTCCGAACCGCGGCAGTCCGCCTTTCCGACCCGCGGCAGCCCGCCTTTCCGACCCGTGGCAGCCCGCCTTTCCGACCCGCGGCAGCCCGCCTTCCCGAACCGCGGCAGCCCGCCTTTCCGACCCGCGGCAGCCCGCCTTTCCGACCCGTGGCAGCCCGCCTTTCCGACCCGTGGCAGCCCGCCTTTCCGACCGGCCCGCCCCGTCACCCAGTGCACCACAGCATCGCCGGTACCGCTGGGGCGCCTGTCGGAGTGAGGCAGCGCCGCCATTTCATAGATCCACAGTATAGCCGAGATTGGACGAGACCTGTGAAGTTCATCTAGTCAAACGGcccctgaagtcagcagggtcatctttaactagatcaggttgctagGAGACCCAAACCACCCGACctgaaatgtttccagagatggggcttccacAGTCCCTGTGGGCAACTGTGTCCCCATCTCACCGTATTCGTTTGTAAAATAATTCCTCCTTATATCTAGTCTGAATCCTTCTAGTTTCAAGGGTCCAGTCGCTAAATTCCCTGATAAAGAGTCCTCCCCCATCTTTCTCAAAGGCCttaaggccacaataaggtcttcccagagccttctcagggctgaacaaccccagcgctctcagcctgtcctcacagaggaggtgctccagcccctagACCATCTTTGTGTCGGAGCTGTCTTACACTTCCTAAAAGGGCTCACCTGAGATGTGCCATTGCTCTTGTCAGGCTGCCACATAGCTGAGAATCCTGTgcaggacatcactgagcatGCAGCAGCCTCATGTCTGGCACCTGGCCTTCCACAGCTATCACCTATCTGCACGCCTGAGATAAACTTCAGCAGCTCTCACACTACAACTGGAAAATAATTCTGGGTCAAAAGGAAGGAGATTTTTTAACCTGGCATAGCTGCAATGTTATCCAGAAATAAGAAGTATCATAAATTAGCAGCTCCCAGCTTGCACAGTTCTTTTCTTCTATATCCCCAGTCACCAGTAGCTACAGGCAGTATTGAGAGTGCTGTAGCCTGGAGACTGCTGTGCTAAAATCATGAGGCAGCTTTAAGAGTACAACATTCAAAAGGCTTTTGCTCGTCTTCCAGTCGTAATTGTACCTTTCCAGCATCTTCAAAAGCTGCCAAGAGGagaaggccaggctgagagtgggTTTTGAGAGCCCCAAATTTTGTAATTAAAACCTGCAGTAGTATCCATGTGGGAGTGACGGAAGACCTGCAACGGAAGGTTTGGGTTCAGATGaacatgcagcagctctgtggattTTCTTAGAACTCTCTAAGCCTAAAAAGCCATGTGCTGGTGTGCCTGATCAAAGTTGCTTCTTGAGTAAAGGAGGGAGCAGCACACTCACCAGCAACTACAGGACATCTTCTCCCCATACTCTCTCCTTTATTACCACTCAGTTCACTTCCCTCGTCTCTTTCCTGCTTAATCTTAGTTTTCCCTTGATGGCTGCTGCCAACTGCTTTTCTCCTGCTTGCTGCCAGTTCATCTCTTGACCTGTAATCACAACTAATGGGGACAGAGAGAAGCAACTTGTGCCAGCTTCCCACCCCTCTTGCCCAGCTGCCTGGACTGGCACAAAACCAGCGTGGCAAGAAACAGCATTTGCAGCTGCCATTGCTCCTGGCGCTGCCAGCCGCCAGGGCTGACCCATggagcaccaggcaggcattaCCAACTGGCAATGGCCAAAAAGAAATAGAAGCATTTCTTTTTACCAACTCTGAAGATTTAAATAGATGTGGGAGAAAAAAGGTATACTTTAAAAATGCTTGTTTGTGCAAGGCAAAGCCACATGCATCCCCAGACAGTGAAGGCAGCTAGATAGGAGAGCTAATTTGGTGAGCAAAATGGACAAAAATGTTGCACAGGCATTCTTCTGTATGATGAAGCCTGCTTTAAGAGTGCCTTAAAACATGCATCATAATAAAAGGTGAGATATAAATAAAAGCAAGATGGAAGGTAAGTTAGATAATTTTAATCAAGATATAAACCTTAGTATATATATCACCTCCAGGAAATAATCTAGTCCCCactgtctgtgtctgtctgaaaAGTCATCACGTTTTTGAAGACACTTTATTTCACAGTAGTTgcctgaacaagaagaaagaataACCAATGATTATGTTGTGAAAAATGCAAactgtcagaaaaaaaaccaaaacaacaacgaATGTTATTCACAGCTTTCCTCACAGTGACAcaaatgcactggagaaaatgTATCTGTCTCTTTTGCTGTGGGATGCAACCATCCACTCTAATAACTCACTGCACGGTTCTCTGCAAGCTGTAAATTTGAAAGATCAGGAGGAAGCTTGTCAGGAAGAACTTCTAGAATTAAACTCCTGCCATAATTCTGACTTTTGTTACTTTAATGGGTTAGAGTTGTACTGTTAGCATTTTCTCCACATGGCGTATTACTTGTCTTCTTTGGCTACAGAAGTACAAGCAGAAATGGTGGCAGTGGTATGCAAAGACCTTGTATTAAAACCAGGGTAGCTGGTGATGAAGTGCAAAGACAGATAAAATGGTAAAAGAGCAGCTACAAGATCACTGCATGCAGGACAAATCCCAGGAGAATGAAAAGATGCCAAGGGGAAGAAAGAGACAGCATCTGTCTCTTGGGTTGTCTTCATATCTTTTGAAGAGCTGAGTTTTCCTTGACAACAAAATCCCTGTGGCTAAAATGGTATTTGTTTTTCCCATTATTTTTCCACAACTCCACCCCTTAGATAAGAAGCAAATAACTATCACTGGTCACAAGGTGGGGTAGAAGCATATAAACACATTTAGCTATTTTGGAACAAACTCCTAAGGGTGAGTTGAAATATTACTTACCAAACAAGGTTTTAATTTCAGATTCAGGAACATAAAATGGTGGGCCTGAAAGAAAAGGGGTGAAGCTAATCAGAGAGAAGACTCAAAGCCttacactgcagcaggagagccaGCTCCATCACTCAGAGCACCTGGCCTGCCATGGGGCCCCACTATGTAGTGCTATGTTcaggaagcagaaagcatcatgTTCAGGACCTCATGGCACTTTGTTGGCCAACCGACAGCTTCAGGTGTCGCTGCTGCTGTATCATCTCTAGGCTGCAGCCGCACTGTCAGAAGCCATCAACATGCCATGGATACAGCCACTCTCAGGGCACTGTGTGAATGCAGCACACAATGTTTTTATGCTCCAATGACATAATTAAAGCTAAATTCTGAATAATGTGAGAGGAAGAACAATTCATTGAACTATTGCTGCTTATGATAACAAgacctgttttttttcccagggatAATTATGTTGAAGAACCCAAAAGTAGCAAGAAATTTATTTCTCTTGAGAGTTCtaattaacaaacaaacaaacaaaatcaaatacTGCAGACCTCAGTACATAATAAAATTTATAAAATAAATATACTTTACATTTTTACAGAATTTCACCTCTTCCAAGCATACTCAGATGATGGTAGTGACTAGGAGAGAGGCACAAGTTGGGTTGCAAGTACTGGGTAAACAGAGTGCCTCAAGCTTCTCGAGGTCAGACAGGATGTTACTCTGAACATTCATTCTTCCAGCCTCACTATCATAGCCACACTGCCAGTTTTATTTCACTGTTAACACAGCATGTCTGTCCTCCACCTACCCTTAGCATGTCTGAATGGTAGAGAGAAGGCAAGTCTAGTCAAGCCCTACAATTTTTGACACACAGTTTTGGTGTGATCAGCTGGCAAAAGGTATGCTGATAAAAAATTCTAGGGAAGATATTAATGTATCTTCCACTTCTATATACAACCTGTATTAAAACACACAAAATGCTTTGAACAAACAGCACAAATGTCTCacctttgtgtttgtttggatCATAGGCAACTGTAACGAGGAGGTAAGAAGAATTTTTCTCCAGTAGGGTAATCATCAAACTGACATAGCTAAAAGGAGAAAGTTATGCTTTATTATTTTGGAACTGTACAAATATTTACACATAACGTTCAAAATACTTATCAAAAGCAGTAACAGGCATCTCTGTGCAGAGACAACCTGAACCTGAACTGCACAGAAACTAAGCAAAGCTTAGTTTGAATTTCCTGAGCATAAAATTTAGGTCACACACGAAACATCTCAAATAAAGGTTAGTGTCTACACCTCACAAAcaagcatctttttttttttgcatatttATCTCAAAACTAACAGACAAAGCATAGTGCTCAcctgacacagtctcaaatgcAGTGTGCAACAAAGTACTGATCTTTGCACATTACTGTCAATTCAATTCAGGTTTAGCTATTTACAACATCCCGGGGGTAGGGTCAAACTACATTTGAGCTGGCTATAGGCAAGAATGAAAAACTGGAATAAAGGGAAGTGAGGGGTAAAAGaacaaagagaggaaaagcaggtagggtgaaaaggaaataatggaaTTCAAATGAGACTTCCAACTCCGCTTCTGCTGGGTTGGAACAAATCACTTATTTCCCCACTTCCTGAAGAAAGCTCACAAATGTAGAGTACAGTCCTCTGTGACGCCTGTGGTCAAGaagaacttgtgtaggttaGTCCTTTAAATGAAAGAGGACTCATTGGCAGGGAGCAAGAGGGAAAATGTGTCGAGGTATATGGTAAAGACAGTAACAAAGTAAATTCACTAACCGTTGTCTGTCACGTGGATTCACAGCTACTAGAGCTCCTCTGTCCCAAACCCCATCAAACTTGCCAACTATTGAGCTACAggaagatgaagaaaaggcttaaATATGCTAAAAAAGGAATCTTCATCTTTATTCTGTGAAGTCATAAAGATTCTCTAGCTAGCTGTGAAGATTCCTCATTACCTTTTTGTTACAGTCCAGCATTTTCATCATCCAGAACAATATGATCTGGAACCCTGCCACAatagcacagaagcactgtaATTGCTCAGCATTTCCTTATCATTAAGGAGTGCCGAGACAAGGtagggaagaaggaaagcaaCTTAAACACATCTGGGCTACAAGTCTAGAGTTTTGGCAATCATACTCTGCCACGGCCCTTGATGCAGCACTAACATGCACTCAGCATGTCAATATTTCTTGGCCACTTTCTGAAACCCATGCATGATTTCACATGCAGCTGCCTCAGTGCTTTGCTGTTATGAACTAAGCACACTCAGTAATGTTAGACACCTCAGCTCCCACCTACATGGGTTGTTAGCTCCAGCATGTGATTTGTTTGGTTTCAGAAAAGCCAAGTTACACTGatggtggttgggagcccctcctggggactctgatttctgggagggctgttgtgtttctgtattaacttgtatatttctgtatatacctgtaaatattgtgctaagctgtaaatataaagcttcattccttaacttccagctgcctgagtctagtctgggtgacttcatgAGAGTGTGGGCagggggtaactcccaaaccatcacatgtgcAAGAGGGAGCAGGCAAGCTGCTGGGTGGTGCTAAGTTGCAAGCTGGGGTTAAACCTTGACTCCTTTGAAGCTGTGACTTCTTTTCAAGTTTGCCAAGACTGAGCATTTAGTTTCAATAACCAGCCTCTTCAACAAAAGCAAATTTTCAGAGACAGGTAAACATGCAATGGGCACGAGGGGTACCACAGCAAAGTCTGGTGGGGCAGGTGACAAACTTGATCTTCTGAGGCTTGAAGGATGCTCTCTCTACACAGCTGAGTCTGCTGCACGACCTTAGGCAAGCTCCCGACATTTTCTACACTTGTTTTTGCTTATTAGCTTCAATCTGGTCTAACTGGAATGGCAGCGGTGGATCCACACAAGCATTTAAAGTGTTTTACTCCCCACTAATTTCGTCAGGGCCTACAGACACCACAAGCTGCAGGTAGTGTCATGCTGTGGCCATCCTCCAGTCCTGGTCTCCTTGCTGCCCAGATCTCAGGGCCCTGTTGGGCATCTAGGTGctccctgcctgtctgcacatCTGATTTCCACCTGAGGAGAAACAAGCCACGAGGAAAAGGTTAAAAAAGATATACAGCTCTTTCTCACCCTGATTCCAAATCAGGATGAAGCTAAGGTGCTAAGAAATGCTCCTCTTAGGTGTCTCTTTCACTGCATCACTACCCAGTCTTTTAGTCCTCCATTACCCCTTGCTACGTGTTTATGTGATGTGTAGCACCAGAGATCAGTCTAAGTAAAACTACAACTAAGCAGAAATACCACTGGATTTAAGCAGCTGGAGTTGTGATTTTCTATTTCTGCATATATTTAGCAGTGTTGGCTAAACTgtgttttaaattatttttaacccccccccccccccacacacacacaccctccccATATTGGGAGGTACAACACATTGGGAGGTTGTGTAATATAACTGTTTTACATACATCCCAGATTCCCACGGTGGTAATTCCTGTTACTCTTTAACTAGCAAGAGTCTTTGAAACATCTCACTCTGACAAAGGTCAGGAGCACATCTAAGTTCTGGAATCAACGCTAGGCTGATGGATAATCAAAAGGATTTACTGCCAGACCAGCCTCAGCAAGAGGGAAATGAGTTTCTTTTCATAATTACTGGGTTTTCAATCAAATTGCTTGTCCATAGAAACTAGAAGAGTGTTTGCATTACTCTAGTCAGAGGATGAGACACACTTCTtgacatgatctagttgactgtatagggctgggtgctaggttggactggaagatcttagaggtctcttccaacttggttgattctatgatcttctgaCTACTGCAAAGAATGCAGTTCAGACTTTCGCCCAGTACAGAATCATGCACACAGAAGGTATATCTGCCCATTTATTTAGTGGATGACAAACTATGCAATGGACCAAGTAATAGGCACCAGAAGTGTCATTAATTGTCTAATTTTGGTGTGTTTCATGGTAGTATAACACCATGCTACTTGATACAAAACTTAGAACCACATTTTTCAAACCTTACTGACAAGAAGTTTAAGcaatccctgggcaacttgtcaACCTGCAGCAAGAAGCAGGTATAGGGATCCACACAGCAAGCAGCTACATGGCAGGGGCAAGGCAGGGAAGAAACAAGGCAGTATCTGCAAAGTTGCATTCATACACAGTCCATCTGTTCCAAGGCCCTCAATTTACACTATTCAAACCCGTGGGAGTCAGCTGCACCAGCATAAGTCTTACTAACAGTCTCTTGTCTAAAAGACTTTGAACTCAAGTAATAAAttctattttaatttctttttttttttctccagtttgtGGAATCataaattgttttggttggaaaagacctctaagatcatcaagatcattaagtccaattGTTGAACTGACACTATCAtgtccattaaaccacatcccagagtgccatgttttaacacctccagtgatggtgactccaccatctccctgggtagcctgtttgaatgcctgaccactctttcagtaaagaaatttgccctaatatccaatctaaacctctcctggtgcaacttggaaAGCTGTCTAGCAGAAAGAGACCTAGGTGGTTCTAAATGAAAAGCAGCTGagtatgagcaagcagtgtgctcatatggccaagaaagccagtggcatcctggcttatattagaaatgctgtgtccagtaggAGTGAGGAGGTgacctaatccactttgcttcctaaccccctgtccgaatctccattcttccttgggactagggaaggttgagagggggaagggggaaggtgcaggggtggttgagagcccctcctggggactcaggtttctgggaggggagctgtgtttctgtattaccttttaccttgtatatttctgtctataactgtatatactgtaaatatctgcttgtatattgtgctgagatgtaactataagcttcattcatatttccagagccggctgagtctagtctgggtgatttctaaagtgtgggggggtggggaacacccaaaccatcacatgcttTCACTGTAAAAGCAAATATGTTTTACTATAACTTCCTCAGGATAGCTCAGAACAAGAAGTTCATTTAAAGATATTTAGTCAGCATCTTAATCAAATGATCAACAACAGGTCTTTTTTGTTGGAGACTGGCTATTCACCTTTCTTTTACAAGTTAATGAGAGTTTTCTTGTGAAGACCTGTCACAAATTTTTATAGCTGATTCAAATAAAATGATAGGACACAGCATTAATAGATATCTGGCTACTGTAAAACTCACTGTGTGTTCTTACCTGGACAAATCATAAatactgcagcagtacagagaAATGTTCCCAGAGGCACTCTACAatcaaaagcaaaggaaa includes:
- the TPMT gene encoding thiopurine S-methyltransferase isoform X1, producing the protein MMDGSAGTSEVLGCSDAGSQKDRVVTAEEWRQKWATGNTGFHKEQVHPLLQKYLDVLLNGRSGLRIFFPLCGKAVEMKWLADMGHNVVGVEVSEQALKEFFTEQSLPYCEEPVPEISGAKKFQSASGNISLYCCSIYDLSSSIVGKFDGVWDRGALVAVNPRDRQRYVSLMITLLEKNSSYLLVTVAYDPNKHKGPPFYVPESEIKTLFGNYCEIKCLQKRDDFSDRHRQWGLDYFLEVIYILRFIS
- the NHLRC1 gene encoding E3 ubiquitin-protein ligase NHLRC1 gives rise to the protein MASEDEAELSLLECRVCFERYGPGGQRRPRNLPCGHVLCQGCVWALGGPESRQLECPFCRRACGFAETSDCLPLLQLLEVLGPECSSVSLALGRSADREAGPAAAGLGLRLTLGGWGSLVNPTGVAACRKSGRLAVAHDGKKRIHVFSPSGCCLQRFGERGDAGNDIKYPLDVTITSDGHVVVTDGGDRSVKAFNFEGKGVLAVREGFSLPWGLDATPESEVILTDSEAGALYRLTADFKKGKLKKCQMIRSQLISPRGVAVSHTSGAVVVIEHLKASGLNNNSTRVKILSAEMDLIGQMDNFGLSLVFPSKIHATAVAFDREGRIIVTDVCSQAIICLGKPEEFPIFNPLISHGLSYPVGLTYMANNSLVVLDSGDHSLKIYNST